A stretch of DNA from Xyrauchen texanus isolate HMW12.3.18 chromosome 31, RBS_HiC_50CHRs, whole genome shotgun sequence:
TCAAAGTTAAATGTTTAAAGATCTGTGGTGATTCATCTATAGCAATGAACTTTGTTAGTTATCTAACCAAGATTTGCCATGAGACATCTGTCTTGATGTGTAGATTAAGTTCTCAAATCTGACATATTTTTATTTAGGTTGTTATTTCTATGTGGAATATCATTGAAAAGTTAACTATAAAACAGTGGTTGTGGTGCGTGgcgtgttttgttttattgtctcATAGACTGAACacattttgatttcctttcttggTATATTTCTTTACAGATGTTTGGTTGTGGTGCTGTTGCCCAGTTGATTCTAAGTGGAGGCTCTCATGGAATGTTCCTGACTGTGAATTTTGCTTTTGGGTTTGCTGCTACTTTGGGGATCCTAATTTGTGGGCAGATTTCAGGTAAGGTCAGTCATAAGcagtttttaatgttatttttaatattttttgggaCAAGACAGGAAATTTCAGATTTCAGATCTGGCATTTTGTTTTAGTGAGTCACATAACGGTTGAGGCATAACCACAAAACAATAAGCAGATATGTAAACACGAAGGCTTTCACCTGAACATTCACCAGATGGTTTCAAACTAGTAAAAATCCACTGCATTCCTTTCTTGTTTTAGAGCACTTTATTGATAGATATTTTTGGCCTGAATCAAGTTGCCCCATAGCTTAAGTACACTCAGATGTACCTGGAAGATTCCATTTCTGGTGTAATGCCAAGAGCTGAGCAGCAAACGCAGCAAAAACAAAAGGCAGTTTTGacattaatatttaaaagagCAGAGTATCGAATAAAAATAGGACTTGTCGGTAAAGTATTGATCACGAGAAAAAGAACTAGCAGACAGTTGAAGAGCCAGATTCCCAGACATAGATTAAGCCTAATCCATGCCTAAAAAGGTCATGAAAACATTTCAGATGGAAATTGTGGTCCATCACTTCACAGACTGCTGTAGGCTTAGatgccgttcacaccaaacatatatctgcactatttttatataaattttatctgtcaacatgcactagatggacatttATGACCGTTGTGATGCAGGatctggctgttttttttttgcgtCGTGTCCATGAGCACCATGCAAGACTCTGAATCAATTTAGAAGAACTTTTAAACTTTTATCTTGAGATATCTTGCATtcaagattttcttttttgttcagtCTGATGGCCGTTCAGACAGCCCCATAGGGCATCTACACACTATAAAGTTCAGACTCAAGAGTTTTACAGACAGGAATGCATCAAGGTTGTGGAAAGAGCCGTGTCAGTTTTAAAATCAAGCAGAAATACAGCTAATTGGATTTCTGAAAGCACACCTGGACCCTCTCTGAGATTCTCATTGATCAACGGATGCCTACGTTAGGGGATTCAACTGTCCTGTATTAGCCAGAACACCCAGCATTTCAGACTAACTGTTCCAATGTCCCATAATTGTGTGGTAAACGCTGGCAACCCTAGCCTATGACAGAGTGCATTGTGGCTTAAATGTTAATATTCCTAACTTTTAGTTGCATGATGGACCGCCACTTTAACAATCCCTTTAGTTTTCCTTCTCAGTCCGTCTGATGTACCATCCCAattgaaatcaatgcatttgcagcattctcagaCACAGCGTAaactcatataaaataaataaaacagataaaCATCTTTTTAACATCTCTTTCCTGACCTAAAAACCTTAACTCTGTAATCCACATTTGTGTTTCACAGGTGGTCATATAAATCCTACTGTGACCTTTTCCCTATGTTTGTTGGGGAGAGAGCCCTGGAGGAAGTTTCCTGTGTACTTCCTGTCCCAGACTCTGGGGGCTTTTCTTGGCTCAGGGATAATATTTGGCATGTACTTTGGTGAGTAGAACAGTAAAAGTATCTTTTGATTGTGAATATCAGGCCTTTTTTATATCAGTCCATTAAAGCCTACATTGCAACTTCCCTTACTCTATTTATGAACGTTGTGGTAACTTTATCTCTAAGAGAGTCTTTCCAGCAAATGTTCACTTGATGCTTTGCAGATGCACTGTGGGACTATGGACAAGGATCTTTGGTTGTTATAGGGGACAATGCAACAGCTGGAATTTTTGCAACATACCCCTCTAAGCACCTCACATTGCTCAATGGCTTCTTTGATCAAGTAAGACACAAAAGCCATTACTGCTTAGATTAAGTTGTATTAAGTGTCTTAAATAACGGTTAGTTCCTCTCCatttgatatataatttaattgtgaACAAGGATTTCATGACAAATATCTCTGGTCCAGATGATTGGCACAGCAGCTCTGATCGTGTGTATCCTTGCAATTGTTGATCCCTACAATAACCCTGTCCCACGAGGACTAGAGGCCTTCACTGTGGGGTTCGTGGTACTGGTGATTGGTCTGTCTATGGGTTTTAACTCAGGTTATGCAGTAAACCCAGCCAGAGACATGGGACCTCGGATCTTTACCGCACTTGCTGGATGGGGCTCAGAAGTGTTCACGTAAGTCTGCAAACTAAATTGACATTTGCTTTACTATGTCCCATTTTACCAGTTGTTCTAGTTATAGTTATAGTTCGTGCTTGTTAACTATAACGCTGTATGAATcaaacatgaaacaaaatgtTTGACGACTCTTGTCTCACTCTTTGTTCAAGCAGAAAAGCCAAAAAATTTATGGTATGAAAGTTTCAAATGTTTATGGCACCAACTAGTGgttatttgtaaaacaaaattgtttcaatGTTAATATCgatctgtttaaaatggcggtgGACTTCAGCAAAAATGACTCTTATGTTTGGATAAATgaaagcttattttaataaagtaaaagtgacagtaatgattacattgttactgatatttacaAATgaatatttgctgaatataagcaacttatgCTCGGTTTATTCAAAAAGCATGTCGAAAATATATGCATCAAATATTATACAATAGGCTTTTGCGGTatatgtctcagtcaccattacattacattcatacccactaaaaaaattaaatgaaataaatttaaatcacagagctttgaaaattctgacatatactttttataagatatatttaaagtaatattaatatttctgtgtattttcataaatgcagcctgctctgtcattataaagatcttattattttgcattacaagctattatgatgccatcttaccataagttcctgagaACCGgcgaaaaatgttttacaatttcccttttttaaatatcaataaagtgtttggtccataaaatacatatgataaaaacaTCTCAGTTTTTTGCAAAcaattgtaacctccattccctgatggagggaatgagacgttgtgttgatgtggTGACACTAGGGGGTCACTCTTGTGAGCCACAAACATCTccaatatttgagaaaaggccaatctgaattggaatttgcataccactcccccagacatacgggtagaaaaggagctggaatgcggccactcatttagatttttttctcgTGAGGCGTGCTATCatggagactgagtctaactccttcccgaaaaaaaagagatgctctgaaccggggagagcttgctcttttcccagttgacccgaagccctaaaagGCTGAGGTACTTGAGCACTAGGTCCCTGTGTGCTAGAATCAACCAGTCGTCatggtagttgagtatgtggatgcccacttcccttaacggggcaagaacTTCGTGAAGACTCGAGttaagcgcccaggggcgtactctgcactgATCAAGCAGAAGGaatgccgtatatccaacagcatacgcatTCGTTttgaggtgaatggaccggcagtgggattcagctcgctgacacacaaccgctcggcttcgaacaaaaatctgaatgagtggccaCATtctagctccttttatacctgtatgtccgggggagtggtatgcaaattccacttgccaattctcattagccttttcttaaagattggaggtgtttggggctcccaagagcgacccctagtgtcactacatcgacacaacttcgagtgagtgacagaaggggactaatacatttttattttaaaaatattgcatttgatgtgctgaattgaactgtaatatatttcaatccatatttatagaccaaggagaggaagtttggtatctctgaaaagctcaggaagtcctctgataataccccaagatttaccactATAGTATAtatgggctaagaaaaacttaaataacaaatTTTGTATACAAAAATGAAGTGCTGGGCCTCAGAACGAGAATGACatttaaagcctaatgtatcaaatatgatacataaaaaagtgacatttttataTTCTATATTTATTCTATATTCTATATTCATTCTATATTTTGTCTAATGGGACTAAAAacgttttaatgtaaaaaaaaaaaaaaaaataaaaaaaaacaacaaaaaaacataataataaaaaataaaacaatcgtacaattctttcatatgtcagaCTTTACAGGGTTAAGGCAACCCTCACTAAGCCCATTTTGCattcttagggttagggatttgaacaaacccctaatcctaaatatTAAACCACTGCATTTAACCAGACagacatgtgtgagctccagtttccacagatgtccacagagtggcgccaaaagggAGTCAtaattttagttgtaaatgtaaTACTGTCAACAAGAGTGCATTTTTTATTAtctctaccccctaacccaaaaccCCCAAATTTTGATGGGGCTTAGCGCTTAGTGCTTATTACTGACTGGCGTCAGTAATTTGCCAGTAATCGTTGAATTTCAGGATACTGTCCTgagtgatacctcaaatcatttAGGATTTAAATCCATAGGTAGAAAAAATCCATAAGCTTAAAACGAATTAGGGATCCAAGTCATATCTAagaaccagaatatcatagagacctgTGTGTGTGGGCCAGTAAGTATCCACCTAGCAACAACTCAGCAATCACCTAGAAATGCCCTAACAACCATgtagaacacccttgcaacctcATAGCATTGTCCTTACAACTATCCACAACACCCTAATATCATAGTAGCGGCAAGTTTTGCACAGGCGAGCACcaatcagttttttctttttttgtttcagaaaatctagttttatttagttttttatgcgTTAATTTTACAGTTGGCCCCTCCATCAACACTCACCGTTCTAGTTTACCATATCATCTTAATACATCTACACATATCTTTCTCTAGTGTTTAACAATGGCATTTTCCACTCACCACAGAGCAAACTCTCACTGGTCCCTTGTACCCATCTTTGCCCCATTCATTGGTGCCGTGATTGGTGTGATGGTTTATCAGCTAATGGTGGGATATCATGTAGAAGGAgaagagagagataaaaggaaAGCTGctgaaagagaagagaagaaaagactCAAACTCTCTGCTGTTTCTGAGAAGGAGACAGCGTAAGACTGGGCTGAAATGTGGTAATCTTCCAGTTCTGTTCAGCACCTAAAATGAAATTCATGTCCAGCTTTCATGACAGAGGGCAATATTTAAAACCAATTTACTGGATTTTTGGAATTggcaaaacacaatttaaatctTTTGACAGCAAATGGgcatatattgtattattaaatAGCCTAAATTAATTAAACCAATCAAACAACAAGTCAGTTGTTTTGTTGCTAATACTTATACTGTATCTGCATAATAATTATGAACAAGGGATATGATTTATGAAAATCTTTCTCCTTATGCAAACAGCATCAAAGTCATTGAGTATCTGTTTTAGAACTTCAGTATCATTTATtaactcatcatttattcactcattACATATTAATAAGTGCTGAATTTATGCAGTGATCATTTTGTGATTATCAGTGATAAAGTTTTATGTCCATTATCGCTTTGCTTTTATATATCCTTGTGTGAATGTAATTGTTTTGAAAGTCCTTGTTGTGATGTATTTGCATGCCTGTTTTATCAATAAGTTAACACTGACTATGCATTTGATAAATATATCATCAAgctcatttgtgtgtttgttttttctttatacCCTCTTTGAAATAAACTGCATTTTGCTGACACATGCATTAGGATTTAAATTTAGATTGATCTCTATATTTATCGCCATTTATATTTGTAAGATCTCGTCTTTTTAACTCCAGGGGATGCTTTTGCTCTCCATTTCATATACTTGCACAGTACACATCAAGATTTCAAGAGGAGACTCAAGATTCCTTTGCTACTAAATAATATTACAGATTAATGCAAATGTGTTTATGGCTGTTGTAGCATTTTCAAGTGGTGGCCAAATATAATGAAACAAGTTTGCTGTCACATTTTAGAACACATAAACCAACTAAGAAGTATTGTAGCTGTCCACAAATTGTCTCCCCAGTCTGCAAAGAGAATTTAGTAGGCAGGTTGAAGTGAATTGTAACAAACTGCAGATTGAACTCATAGCAATAAAAACTACACAAATGAAAAAGAAGAGCTATCCTTGAAATATGATTATCAGACTGTAAAATAAACAAGGAGACTTTCTGACTCATTGGGTATGAAGCTCTGTGTATAAAACAATTCTCAGGTGGGCTAAATTCAGGTTTCAGGCTGGTTACAATGACGCATAGGGGAAAGAAGAGAAATATGTAATTTTTAGATCTTCGGGTACAGCCTAAAGGGAAGGAGATCAGCCcataattttaaattgtattcaccTGAACTAAACCCAATCCAATCAAAACTTATTTAAGTGTTCAAAAAGAGTTGTGCAGGTTGCATTTGATTCTGTCTTGATTCTATACACCATAGTGGAGCGATTTTGCAATCTAATTTCTGACACAAATAAAAGTTAGGCCTATATAATCTTGGGTATATCACAAAAGAATATAAATCCTGAAATTGTGTATGCATTGATCACAATTCACTCTCACGTAAATCTTCCAAATGAAAAGGAAAGATTGCAGTGGCTTTTTAGTTCAGTGAAGGGGAAAATAGAGAATGAAAATAAGAGGTGTGTTTATTGGGAAGAGATGGATGGAAATAACCCAGACCATGAATCTTAAATCAATGAGCACAAATGGAGTCAGTTCATAGGTTTCTGGaaaatgcatgtaggcattaagTGGAATGTTTGTGGAATTGAGTTTGGGAATTTGGGATGAGATTTGAGGCAGGCTAATCGAGGCATTTGAAACCATTAAACCAATTTTCTTGTTGTCTGTGTATTTTTGGTCTTCATCCACAAATGTACAAAATTTTTTAGGTTTATTCTTATGtgtcaaaacaatataaaacatcatGCTCCcaaataaaatagcataatgtACCATACTTCATAAACAGGGTTACAGAATAAACAAATATCAGAATTCAATAAACATCATTTTGTTTACTGAATAAACAAAGTCATCAGTCCTTGGGGATATTTTTATCTGCACATAATATTCTGTGTATGAAAGCACATGCGACCTTAATCACAATAGTTACTATTCTTCTTTGAGTTGGACTGAGGTTCCCATGACAACTGTTGTTCCTGTTGACTGCATTTATCTTCCATGTCAAGTACA
This window harbors:
- the LOC127625153 gene encoding aquaporin-3-like, giving the protein MGRQKVLLEKMARIFQVRNMLMRQALAECLGTLILVMFGCGAVAQLILSGGSHGMFLTVNFAFGFAATLGILICGQISGGHINPTVTFSLCLLGREPWRKFPVYFLSQTLGAFLGSGIIFGMYFDALWDYGQGSLVVIGDNATAGIFATYPSKHLTLLNGFFDQMIGTAALIVCILAIVDPYNNPVPRGLEAFTVGFVVLVIGLSMGFNSGYAVNPARDMGPRIFTALAGWGSEVFTANSHWSLVPIFAPFIGAVIGVMVYQLMVGYHVEGEERDKRKAAEREEKKRLKLSAVSEKETA